In Salmo salar unplaced genomic scaffold, Ssal_v3.1, whole genome shotgun sequence, the sequence tctgggggggcaggaaaccactacactgagatctataatgatctatccttattccagctgggtactctgggggggcaggaaaccactacgctgagatctataatgatctatccttattacagttgggtactctgggggcaggaaaccactacgctgagatctataatgatctatccttattccagctgggtactctgggggcaggaaaccactacgctgagatctataatgatctatccttattccagctgggtactctgggggggcaggaaaccactacgctgagatctataatgatctatccttattccagctgggtactctgggggggcaggaaaccactacgctgagatctataatgatctatccttattccagctgggtactctgggggcaggaaaccactacgctgagataCAGGTGGTGGATGAGATCTATAATGACTATGCAGCGAAGAAGATGGGCATCGACCACAAGGGCCAGGTTTGTGTGATGATCCACAGTGGCAGCAGAGGGCTGGGTCACCAGGTAGCTACAGGTaggactgctctctctctatccatgctGTTTCCGTTTTTTTTAAGAATTGTCTGTAACGTGGTCACTTATCTTGTTCAGGTTGTTGTTGTAAATGATTAGTGTTTTCAataacttacctggttaaataaaaacaggtacaaacatacagtgaggggggggcttattcttaaatggatgaaataaatacaaaattctcaatctacacactgcCCCATAAGTGAAAATCATGTATTAGAAGTTttggcaaatttattacaaacaaaaaaatcgatactttacataagtattcagaccctttgctattgcTGTTTCTATGGcgcatccttgatgtttctacaacgtgaTTGTAGATCCACCTTTCATAAAATTgaatttgattggacatgatttggaaagacacacacctgtctatataaggtcccacagttgacagtgcatgtcagagcaaaaaccaagccatgaggtcgaagggattgtccgtagagctccgagacaggattgtgtcgaggcacagatctggggaatggtaccaaaacatttctgcagcattgaaggtccccaacaacacagtggcctccatcattcttaaacggaagaagtttggaaccaccaagactcttcctagagctggccgcccggccaaactgagcaatcggaggagaagggccttggtcagggaggtgaccaagaaccaggtggtcactctgacagagctccagagttcctctgtggagatgggagaaccttccagaaggacaaccatctctgcagcactccaccaatcaggcctttatggtagagtggccagacggaagccactcctcagtaaaaggcacttgacagcccgcttggagtttgtaaaaaggaatctcagaccatgagaaacaagattctctggtctcatgaaaccaagattggcctgaatgccaagcgtcacgtctggaggaaatctgttACCTGAAAcccggggatgtttttcagctgcaggggctgggagactagtcaggatcgagcgaagatgaatggagtaaagtacagagagaatccttgatgaaaacctgctccaagagcgttcaggacctcagactggggcgaaggttcaccttccaacaggacaacgaccctatggatacagccaagacaacgctgagagtggcttcgggacaaatctctgaatggcCCAGcaggagcccggacttgaacccgatccaacatctctggaaatacctgaaaatagctgtgcagcgacgctcccaatccaacctgacagagcttgagaggatctacagagaagaatgggagaaactccccaaatacaggtgtgccaagcttgtagcgtcatacctgtCACGAACTGGCTCGAAAttcgtaacaaaaagggagacgaggagataaggaataacaaaatatatttattaactgaagtaaactaaatacaattaacaatggtgtgagtgtgtagtcagtaatccgtagtgtgagtgagtggttgtgtgcataaatgtgataatgagggatgttgaaaggtgccaacataaacaaacaaaatggcCACTACCAAAATCTatcagtgtgtctgcatggagagagtctcctcgatGAATGGGGAAGTGGTggatttatcctgggacacactcGGGGCCCAGGTGTGTCCCGTATCGCTGACGACGCTCCCAGCTCCCCCCCCCccgacatcctaataaggaaaatgagagcaaagagaaagaagacGGCAGGCAGAGTGGGAGGGGCGTCAGGCGGAGTGGGAGGTGGCGTCAGGCGGAGTGGGAGGTGGCGTCAGGCGGAGTGGGAGGTGGCGTCAGGCGGAGTGGGAGGTGGCGTCAGGCGGAGTGGGAGGGGCGTCAGGCGGAGTGGGAGGTGGCGTCAGGCGGAGTGGGAGGTGGCGTCTGGCGGAGTGGGAGGTGGCGTCAGGCGGAGTGGGAGGTGGCGTCAGGCGGAGTGGGAGGTGGCGTCAGGCGGAGTGGGAGGTGGCGTCAGGCGGAGTGGGAGGTGGCGTCTGGCGGAGTGGGAGGTGGCGTCAGGCGGAGTGGGAGGTGGCGTCTGGCGGAGTGGGAGGTGGCGTCAGGCGGAGTGGGAGGTGGCGTCAGGCGGAGTGGGAGGTGGCGTCAGGCGGAGTGGGAGGGGCGTCTGGCGGAGTGGGAGGTGGCGTCAGGCGGAGTGGGAGGTGGCGTCTGGCGGAGTGGGAGGTGGCGTCTGGCGGAGTGGGAGGTGGCGTCAGGCGGAGTGGGAGGTGGCGTCTGGCGGAGTGGGAGGGGCGTCAGGCGGAGTGGGAGGTGGCGTCAGGCGGAGTGGGAGGTGGCGTCAGGCGGAGTGGGAGGGGTGGGAGGGGCGTCTGGCGGAGTGGGAGGGGCGTCTGGCGGAGTGGGAGGTGGCGTCAGGCGGAGTGGGAGGTGGCGTCAGGCGGAGTGGGAGGTGGCGTCAGGCGGAGTGGGAGGTGGCGTCTGGCGGAGTGGGAGGTGGCGTCAGGCGGAGTGGGAGGTGGCGTCaggcccaagaagactcgatgctgtaaatcgctgccaaaggtgcttcaacaaagtactgagttaaaggtctgaatacttatgtaaatgttatttcagtttcttattttttttaaataaattagcaaaaaaaaatgttttactccgtcattatggggcattgtgtgcagattgagggGGGGAGGacaattttaatcaattttagaataaggctgtaacgtaacaaaatgtggaaaaagtcaaggggtctgagtacttccTGACGGCACTGAAGGAAAAACCTTTTGAATTATTACGGGTCttaacttttaactggtactgtaataTATTCTGGTAGATGCCCTGGTTGCCATGGAGAAGGCGATGAAGCGAGACAAGATCCAGGTGAACGATCGCCAGCTGGCTTGCGCCCGTATCTTTTCGGAGGAGGGACAGGACTACCTGAAAGGAATGGCCGCCGCCGGAAACTATGCCTGGGTCAACCGTTCCTCTATGACCTTCCTCACGCGACAGGTAACTGACCCTGGCTGACCCCACCTGAGACAGGTTACTGACCCCACCTGAGACGGGTAACTGACCCTGACTGACCCCACCTGAGACAGGTAACTGACCCTGACTGACCCCACCTGAGACAGGTAACTGACCCCACCTGAGACAGGTAACTGACCCTGACTGACCCCACCTGAGACAGGTAACTGACCCCACCTGAGACAGGTAACTGACCCCACCTGAGACGGGTAACTGACCCCACCTGAGACAGGTAACTGACCCTGACTGACCCCACCTGAGACAGGTAACTGACCCCACCTGAGACAGGTAACTGACCCTGGCTGACCCCACCTGAGACAGGTAACTGACCCCGGCTGAGACGGGTAACTGACCCCACCTGAGACGGGTAACTGACCCCACCTGAGACGGGTAACTGACCCCACCTGAGACGGGTAACTGACCCCACCTGAGACGGGTAACTGACCCCGGCTGACCCCACCTGAGACGGGTAACTGACCCCACCTGAGACAGGTAACTGACCCTAACTGACCCCACCTGAGACAGGTAACTGACCCTGGCTGACCCCACCTGAGACAGGTAACTGACCCCGGCTGACCCCACCTGAGACAGGTAACTGACCCCACCTGAGACGGGTAACTGACCCCACCTGAGACGGGTAACTGACCCCACCTGAGACGGGTAACTGACCCCACCTGAGACGGGTAACTGACCCCACCTGAGACGGGTAACTGACCCCACCTGAGACGGGTAACTGACCCCACCTGAGACGCCTCAGTGTGACTCCTCCGTTTCCCCCTCAGTGTGACTCCTCCGTTTCCCCCTCAGTGTGACTACTCCGTTTCCCCCTCAGTGTGACTACTCCGTTTCCCCCTCAGTGTGACTACTCCGTTTCCCCCTCAGTGTGACTACTCCGTTTCCCCCTCAGTGTGACTACTCCGTTTCCCCCTCAGTGTGACTACTCCGTTTCCCCCTCAGTGTCCCCCTCAGTGTGACTACTCCGTTTCCCCCTCAGTGTGACTACTCCGTTTCCCCCTCAGTGTCCCCCTCAGTGTGACTACTCCGTTTCCCCCTCAGTGTGACTACTCCGTTTCCCCCTCAGTGTCCCCCTCAGTGTGACTACTCCGTTTCCCCCCTCAGTGTGACTACTCCGTTTCCCCCTCAGTGTGACTACTCCGTTTCCCCCTCAGTGTGACTCCTCCGTTTCCCCCTCAGTGTGACTACTCCGTTTCCCCCTCAGTGTGACTCCTCCGTTTCCCCCTCAGTGTGACTACTCCGTTTCCCCCTCAGTGTGACTCCTCCGTTTCCCCCCTCAGTGTGACTCCTCCGTTTCCCCCTCAGTGTGACTCCTCCGTTTCCCCCCTCAGTGTGACTCCTCCGTTTCCCCCTCAGTGTGACTCCTCCGTTTCCCCCCTCAGTGTGACTCCTCCGTTTCCCCCTCAGTGTGACTCCTCCGTTTCCCCCCTCAGTGTGACTCCTCCGTTTCCCCCTCAGTGTGACTCCTCCGTTTCCCCCTCAGTGTGACTCCTCCGTTTCCCCCCTCAGTGTGACTCCTCCGTTTCCCCCTCAGTGTGACTCCTCCGTTTCCCCCTCAGTGTGACTCCTCCGTTTCCCCCTCAGTGTGACTCCTCCGTTTCCCCCTCAGTGTGACTCCTCCGTTTCCCCCTCAGTGTGACTCCTCCGTTTCCCCCTCAGTGTGACTCCTCCGTTTCCCCCTCAGTGTGACTCCTCCGTTTCCCCCTCAGTGTGACTCCTCCGTTTCCCCCTCAGTGTGACTCCTCCGTTTCCCCCTCAGTGTGACTCCTCCGTTTCCCCCTCAGTGTGACTCCTCCGTTTCCCCCTCAGTGTGACTCCTCCGTTTCCCCCTCAGTGTGACTCCTCCGTTTCCCCCTCAGTGTGACTCCTCCGTTTCCCCCTCAGTGTGACTCCTCCGTTTCCCCCCTCAGTGTGACTCCTCCGTTTCCCCCCTCAGTGTGACTCCTCCGTTTCCCCCCTCAGTGTGACTCCTCCGTTTCCCCCTCAGTGTGACTCCTCCGTTTCCCCCCTCAGTGTGACTCCTCCGTTTCCCCCTCAGTGTGACTCCTCCGTTTCCCCCTCAGTGTGACTCCTCCGTTTCCCCCTCAGTGTGACTCCTCCGTTTCCCCCTCAGTGTGACTCCTCCGTTTCCCCCTCAGTGTGACTCCTCCGTTTCCCCCCCAGGCCTTTGCCAAGGTGTTCACCAccactcctgatgacctggacaTGCATGTGATCTATGACGTGTCTCATAACATCGCCAAGGTGGAGGAACACATGGTAGATGGGAAACAGACGACTCTGCTGCTGCACCGCAAGGGATCCACCCGGGCCTTCCCCCCTCACCACCCGCTCATCCCTGTAGACTACCAGGTACTCCCCCCTCACCACCCGCTCATCCCTGTAGACTACCAGGTACCCCCCCCTCATCCCTGTAGACTACCAGGTACTCCCCCTCACCACCCGCTCATCCCTGTAGACTACCAGGTACCCCCCCTCATCCCTGTAGACTACCAGGTACCCCTCATCCCTGTAGACTACCAGGTACCCCCCCTCATCCCTGTAGACTACcaggtacccccccccccccccctcatcaatacAGAATAAAGTTAGTATAGTTAACCTTAAGCCCTATGTGGCTCTGGCCctataaagtagtgccctatatagggaggGCGTTGGGTGCCATTTTGATGCAGAGACAATGTTTTTTAAAACGCTTCCTGTTTCTGGTCCAATCAGCTGACAGGCCAGCCGGTGTTGATCGGGGGCACGATGGGCACCTGCAGTTACGTCCTGACGGGCACAGAGCAGGGCATGACGGAGACCTTCGGCACCACCTGCCACGGAGCGGTAAGGCTTTACTGCACCTCTCTGTCGCTTTACTGCACCTCTCTGTCGCTTTACTGCACCTCCCTGTCGCTTTACTGCACCTCCCTGTCGCTTTACTGCACCTCTCTGTCGCTTTACTGCACCTCCCTGTCGCTTTACTGCACCTCTCCTCTGTCGCTTTACTGCACCTCTCCTCTGTCGCTTTACTGCACCTCTCCTCTGTCGCTTTACTGCACCTCTCCTCTGTCGCTTTACTGCACCTCTCCTCTGTCGCTTTACTGCACCTCTCCTCTGTCGCTTTACTGCACCTCTCTGTCGCTTTACTCCACCTCTATTATAACAAGTAGTGAGGATCGACTTCATCCATCCATTCGTTATCAAGAACATGTTCCCTGTTAGTTCCAGAATAACTCCATGTTTTATCTGTTACTCAACATTGAACTGCAGGGTCGGGCTCTGTCTCGGGCCAAATCCCGCAGGAACATCGACTTCCAGGACGTGTTGGATAAGCTGGCAGACCAGGGTATCGCCATCAGGGTGGCTTCGCCCAAACTGGTCATGGAAGAGGTAGGCTTCGCTTCTCCCAAACTGGTCATGGAAGAGGTAGGCTTCGCTTCGCCCAAACTAGTCATGGAAGAGGTAGGCTTTGCCCAAACTGGTCATGGAAGAGGTAGGCTTGGCTTTGCCCAAACTGGTCATGGAAGAGGTAGGCTTGGCTTCGCCCAAACTAGTCATGGAAGAGGTAGGCTTCGCTTCGCCCAAACTAGTCATGGAAGGGGTAGGCTTGGCTTCGCCCAAGCTGGTCATGGAGGAGGTAGGCTTCGCCCAAGTTGGTCATGGAAGAGGTAGGCTTCGCTTCGCCCAAACTGGTCATGGAAGAGGTAGGCTTCGCTTCTCCCAAACTGGTCATGGAA encodes:
- the LOC106593674 gene encoding RNA-splicing ligase RtcB homolog isoform X1 codes for the protein MSRSYNDELQYLDKIDKNCWRIKKGFVPNMQVEGVFYVNESLEKLMFEELRNACKGGGFGGFLPAMKQIGNVAALPGIVHRSIGLPDCHSGYGFAIGNMAAFDMSDPNAVVSPGGVGFDINCGVRLLRTNLDEGDVQPVKEQLAQALFDHIPVGVGSKGVIPMTAKDLEEALEMGVDWSLREGYAWAEDKEHCEEYGRMLQADPNKVSSKAKKRGLPQLGTLGAGNHYAEIQVVDEIYNDYAAKKMGIDHKGQVCVMIHSGSRGLGHQVATDALVAMEKAMKRDKIQVNDRQLACARIFSEEGQDYLKGMAAAGNYAWVNRSSMTFLTRQAFAKVFTTTPDDLDMHVIYDVSHNIAKVEEHMVDGKQTTLLLHRKGSTRAFPPHHPLIPVDYQVLPPHHPLIPVDYQLTGQPVLIGGTMGTCSYVLTGTEQGMTETFGTTCHGAGRALSRAKSRRNIDFQDVLDKLADQGIAIRVASPKLVMEEAPESYKNVCDVVNTCHDAGISKKAIKLRPIAVIKG